Proteins encoded in a region of the Patagioenas fasciata isolate bPatFas1 chromosome 21, bPatFas1.hap1, whole genome shotgun sequence genome:
- the TREM1 gene encoding triggering receptor expressed on myeloid cells 1, which produces MREGSLFNSARRAAPGNARSLGLRMAMELRALLLLSLYFPGLQAQTPLSEERQPEGSNLYFQCPYTAQVNYQRTKAWCRWRDGQCELLVDTTYSTQNATTKRATRGKVMIEDNSTKRIVTITITNLQVKDSGTYSCAYYTNRYEYVLLKTISLIVFKELHKCELDSLSVQCPYSTTVGGTPVYTTDIKAWCRLDQTECNILGRTDGPSTQNHRKAQQGRVLIQDDTRKRTVTITMQKLRAQDTGVYWCALYTITHLIPILEVKLSVSKKTRRYTAKESGNVTVQCTYSITDYRAVTKAWCKQSAGNRCNVLVNTEWWPSGYLSPPQQGRVTIQDDTSSGVVTITMEELQIKDSGVYWCALYEYPDLSRMVEVTLNISEGTTQTTPAGNSPEPSSNANSFVLLAGVLSVLFLLVLIGSITLWVRRHKQLKRKGTRQAEDIYDKPEDIYDNPEDIAQLDSTDRMESPQDDSKDLKYVTLNFESRLSPEDPLYCNVQPSQAHRKPEDEHVEYATIALKELLTNDKG; this is translated from the exons ATGCGGGAGGGCTCGCTCTTCAACAGCGCACGTCGGGCAGCCCCCGGCAATGCCCGTTCCCTGGGCCTGAGGATGGCCATGGAGCTGCGAGCGCTCCTCCTGCTGTCGCTCTACTTCCCAG GTCTCCAAGCCCAAACACCACTTTCAGAGGAGAGACAACCAGAAGGAAGCAATCTGTACTTCCAGTGTCCTTACACAGCACAGGTGAACTACCAGCGGACAAAAGCCTGGTGCCGCTGGAGAGATGGGCAATGCGAGCTCTTAGTAGACACAACCTACTCAACACAAAATGCAACCACAAAGCGAGCCACAAGGGGGAAAGTTATGATAGAGGACAACAGCACAAAGAGGATCGTGACCATCACCATAACCAACCTCCAGGTAAAGGACTCCGGCACATACAGCTGTGCCTACTACACCAACCGTTATGAATATGTCCTACTAAAGACAATCTCACTGATCGTTTTCAAGG agttgCACAAGTGCGAACTGGACAGTCTCTCTGTACAGTGCCCGTACAGCACCACGGTGGGTGGCACTCCGGTGTATACCACAGATATAAAAGCCTGGTGTCGGCTAGATCAGACTGAGTGTAACATCTTGGGGAGGACAGATGGTCCttcaacacagaatcacaggaaagCCCAGCAAGGCAGAGTCTTGATCCAGGATGACACCAGGAAAAGGACTGTCACCATCACCATGCAGAAGCTGCGGGCCCAGgacactggtgtgtactggtgcgCGCTCTACACTATCACTCATCTCATCCCAATACTGGAGGTCAAGCTCTCTGTGTCCAAGA AGACGCGCCGATACACAGCCAAGGAGTCGGGCAATGTCACTGTCCAGTGTACGTACAGCATCACAGACTACAGGGCTGTGACCAAAGCCTGGTGCAAACAGAGCGCTGGAAACCGCTGTAACGTACTGGTCAACACAGAGTGGTGGCCCTCAGGGTACCTCAGCCCACCTCAGCAAGGCAGAGTCACCATCCAGGACGATACCAGCTCGGGGGTTGTCACCATCACCATGGAGGAGCTGCAGATAAAGGACTCCGGCGTGTACTGGTGTGCGCTTTATGAATACCCTGATCTTTCCCGAATGGTGGAGGTTACGCTCAATATCTCTGAAG GCACCACTCAAACTACCCCTGCTGGCAACAGCCCAGAACCAAG CTCCAATGCAAACTCCTTCGTCCTGCTCGCTGGTGTCCTGAGCGTCCTGTTCCTCCTGGTGCTCATCGGCTCCATAACGCTGTGGGTCAGGCGGCACAAGCAGCTCAAGAGAAAAG GTACCAGACAAGCCGAGGACATCTATGACAAGCCAGAGGACATCTATGACAATCCAGAGGACATAGCACAG CTTGACAGCACGGACAGAATGGAAAGTCCTCAGGATGACAGCAAAGACCTAAAATATGTTACCCTGAACTTTGAATCCCGACTCAGCCCTGAGGATCCTCTCTATTGCAATGTTCAACCAAGTCAGGCCCACAGGAAACCCGAAGATGAACATGTGGAATACGCTACCATTGCACTCAAGGAGTTACTGACAAATGACAAAGGATGA